The window GGATGCCACACCCCACTTCCAACCTCAGAAGACTATGCTTAAAAGAAGAGAACAGTTCTTCAATGTTTCTTTGTGTGTTTTCAAATGCAATGTTGATTTTTAATTTAAGCTTTGTATATTATGCTATGCAACAAGTTTGTTTCCAATGAAATATCATGTTTTGGTTTCTTTTGAAAGACTGAGGATATCTAAAGCCTATGCATGTGTACATTCATTTAGACAAAGCTAAATAACTCTAAAATAACAGTGGCCACACaagaaagaaacaacaacaacatacctagtatagtttcgcaggtgcggtttgaggaggatagtgtgtacacagaccttaccctcACCTGgcgaggtagagaggttgtttccgatagaacCTGGCTCAAAAAAAAGGTGAAAAGggagaaaagagaagaagaagaagaagaagaagaagaaagaggaagaaagaggaagaagagggaaACTAAGGACGATAAGGAAAGAAACTGGAAAGAAAATTTCAAGCCACTAACCTTTTCAAGTAACACATAGTTTAGAAAGTTCTACACCCAGTTACGGCTTTGAAGCAAGTTTGATGATAATAAGATGAATTGGAAGAAACCTGtcgttttctctctttttcttgaaCAGTTCTTGACTCATGTAGTATTGGTATAAACCAGTCAACTCTTCTCTTTTCTGAATAGTGTGTGTACAATATATTAAAGTCACAACACTAATATCCATACTTCCCTGTAACTAAATGTACAAAGATTTATGGTGTCCCCATTCCCACTTGGGTTATACTCAAAATACAACAGTCTTGTCTTTTTCATATGGTAAAACGCGCAACTCGCAGTATGATTTAATTGCTTTTGCTAAACACTGTTTCTCAAGATCCTCAGACTTCTGAATAAAGCTCCGCAAATTGTCTCTATGAGAAACTCTTTCAACCTGAAAGAAGAAAGGTTCTGTAAAAGCATGAAGCTGAAATCATAAAATGATGGTGAACGTTTAGCGGATGGTAATCGACTAGTTTCTCAAATTAGGGGCCGATTTGCTAAGATGGTAAGGGAACACTAGTATAAAGATTTCAAATATTTTGAACTTAAAAATGCATTATCCTCTTCTCAAATCCTTTCCATCGCTTCGTATTCCTTCGAGAGAACCAATCTCTCAGGTCTACCTTCATACATTCTACCGAACAGTTACTGGATTTAAAGTCAAAATATCAAATCCAAGGCCAAGACTCAAGACGATGCAAGTAAACGAAGTGCATTGAAACAATCAAGAACATGAAGCAGCATTATGCCAATGAACACACACACGCACACGCACGCACGCACCCATGTGGCATTTAGACagctttttgaaaatatttttgaacaagAATTTTTATGAAAAACGAATGTGTTTGGGTGACCATGTTTTCGTATTAGGATTAATGTATTTTCTCTAAGAGCACACAACCAAATTGTAACTTATTGCTCCGTAAGACTTTCAACCAAAAGCATGTCTTTGTTTTACAGATAATTCGTTTTTCAAGAAgagtaaaaagaaaaaatgggTTAATAAGTTTACGAAGTAATGATACATAAATTATGATTGAAGGCATGCTTTTAACTTCACGAAACAGAATCCAAAGAAAGAGAAAAGCTAGGTAGGACTGCAACCATAGAATGATAAGCTGTTAAAGATTGAACATGCAGGTTGGATCCTAAAACTAATTTTTGGAGTTCCAATGCACATAAAAAAGCTTACAAATAGTAAAGACATTGCATGGTTAGACATAAGAATACTTACCATTTGCTCGATGATTGGACCTGCATCAAGTCCTTCACTAACAAAGTGACTTGTTGCACCAATCAACTTAACACCAGCCTCAAAAGCCTATCAAAAGATCACGAATAAAAAGCCTCAAGTTTGTAAACCATCATAGAAAGAAGTTCCAGAGTAAGAGTGGAAAATGACCATTTTAAGGAAAAGGAGTCTGGAAATTGAACCTGCTTAGATGGACTCCCGCCCTTGAATGATGGCAAAAGGCCATGGTGAATGTTAATGATATCCTTCCCATAACTTTCTAAGAACTCTGCAGAGAATACCTGCATGACAAGTGCAACCTTAAATTACGAAAGCAACTTAAGGAGTGAACTGCAACATTTATTAGGAGTTTTATAATGGTGAACATCATGAAATGACATGAATCATGTAAATTATAAACAACCAGTTTAAATCATTTAAACTGAACCATCTAATATAAGCAATAGAAAAAAAGTTTTCTAACACAGAACTGCCTCTGTTGCCCAACAGAACCGCCCCTTGATATAATCAAGAGAAAGCACCAGTAAGAGTTCAATGTCCCAGAATTTTGATTACCTGCATGTATCTAGCAAGTACCAAAAAATCAGTATCATGAACTAATTTCAAGATCTCTACTTCTCTTTTCGTCCCCATAGTTGTCGGCAAATAATAGTATGGAATTCCATGCCTTTCAAGTAACCGAATCACATGAGCGTCTGGACCTCGATCGTGGTTGCTGTTAAACAAAGAAATACATTTTatatgataaaaaatattttatagtaAGTAATTTACATGATAACTGATTCTTTGAATTGAAAATAAATAGTATAATGAAGAAATTGCATATGCTTAACCTTATTACAGAAGTTACATCAACAGGAAGCCTACCATTCTGCCACCTGTGCAACAAATCTACAAGACAATGGTCCTGCAACAAGTTGATGACAGTTTTTACATTAAAAATGGTACTAAGAAAGGTTTCGGCATAACACATAAATCAGTTGTTGACCAGTCTTGGGATCAGAACCTGCTTTGAAGCAAGAACTGCGATCTTATATTTGGGATCTATTTCAGGAACCCGAACAACAGACTTCATTGCATTAAACATCTTTGATAGCTTAAAGAAGTCCTCATCCATTTCCCCTCGGGGCCATTTAGCAGGGTCAAAAGCAAACTCACTGTAATTGAAGCAAGATTTACTTTGTATTATTCTTATGACTTACcaggaaaaggaaaaaacaaaaataaaagagctaTGAACATAGCTGACCAATCCAAAACAAAAGATAATATTCTAGGTATCTGGCAAAACGTTACGGCTAATTCTGAATAAATATACCACATAGTACCACTTACAAAGACACATAAGGACCATTGGTTCATTACTTcttgcaaaatgaacattttacCTCTTTCACcacaaataaaaagagaaaagaaaatacagttCATTTTAATATGCTTCATAAGACAGTAATTGACAAAAATACTTAGCAAGACATTAGGTTCTTCATTTACTTTTGATCAGTCCTTAGGTTCTTACTTTATAAACAGATCAACTTCAAAAGACAATTGCTCGATCAACTCTATTGAGTGAATAATCTTTATGAAGATCTCTTGTTATTAGAAGATACAGAGTAACTGAGTATATCGTCAAGAAAGCATGGAGTTAACATTTTCATAGACGCCTGAAACAGCCCTGAAAACTCACATAAGTTAATCTTAAATTGAATATTACTGGCCAGGGTCTCTTTGCAATAGAtataagttttttttctttttcttttttggcttATGCAAGGTGAGCCTCATTTGACTACCTAGATAAATATAAAATTGTTTGTGAAGTGTTTGCCACTCTCCAAGCATGCTAAGTTAATTGATTCTCAAAATCACTCTCTACCGATAGAATATTGTAGCTGCAAGATTATATAATGTGTCGACAAAATGGTCCTTCAGCATCCTTATCTGCTGCTACAGGTACCTCTGTTACTGCTTATGTTATTATGAACTAACCAAATGATGATTCACCAGTATTATGTCACTGCTATAACAATTTTCTCTTATTGATACAACAATCACAAGAAGAAGCCACTGCAGAATACTCAATATATtttttctcattattttttaCGAGCATACTTAATAAAGCTCATTGTGATTAACCATGATTGCAAAATTAAAATTTCTTATAGAAGAGGAATGAAGTAATCCGGTACAAGCATGTCCAAGCATGACACTGTACACAAATGTTTTCCTTAACCAGAATCCAGTTAGGATGAATAAATGGTAGGGGATGGATAACTTTCTTTTTGAAAAACAGAATCCAGCTACGCTATACATTATCaaaaattttatgagttttaagttctataggctACAGTATAAAACATAGTTACACAATCTAGTcacttacagcttgtttggatggtcgtTACCTATtatatcgtatcgtattgttactttaaatacgatatttattttggttattacttaaattttattgtatcgtatcgttaaatccgtcgttacgtaacgacgaaatgtgtcactttatgtaacgaccgatttggtgtggttgcgtcgttatcttgtctttttctctcatctcacccttcactattattaaattattttattttatcatttacccaccctttttatataataaatttaccCCGTATCATAATTTTACTTTATAATATGACAAATTTATTATTCATATTGCTGGTgcatgatatcatgaaacaacGGTAAACGATACAATTTATCCatacattgtattcatcaaataataaagtacaatacaatacaatacaatacgatacattatggaACGatgtgtaacaaccatccaaacaagttgttatcAGGGAATTACAAGTAATCTCTATGATAAACATTACTTGGTAACTTCATGCAAAAGGTAACTAAACAGCTATAGTAGGTTAAACCATGGGAGGGGGTTCATCCGACCCCCTTCACCCaaaaattacattgtatatataaggcaaaatctattttttacctctatataatATGTTTTGAATCCCTTTGATACAACCCAAAAGCATAGCTTAGTGAtcaaaggagttcaaaatttttGTGAGGTCAATGGTTCAATTCCCTCTAGCTACaatctcttttaatttttttcttttttgaaccccGTTAGCGAAAATTCTACCTCCGCCACGGGGTTAAACTACACTAAAAAAAGTCTTTACACTTTCAGTGTATATAACTTAAGTCCATTTTCTATAGTACTCCGGCTAGTGCAAAAGATTACACATAACCCAACCCCAAATGAGATACTACAAACTTAAGAGAAAGTAAGAGAAAATACCTTCTTGAGTAAAAGACATTCTTGTCTTCTGGAACAAAAACATCAGCGTTAAGAATATTTCCACCCCTTGATGCTATGCAATCTGATAGCTTTGCTACGATTCCTACTTCATCCTATTCACAAAAACGAATTCAATTCTCGTCTCAATCTC is drawn from Nicotiana tabacum cultivar K326 chromosome 22, ASM71507v2, whole genome shotgun sequence and contains these coding sequences:
- the LOC107817943 gene encoding formyltetrahydrofolate deformylase 1, mitochondrial isoform X2; protein product: MNLLVSPNFGPQVSKFAKRSLKSVKFPFGSSSNSLDEVGIVAKLSDCIASRGGNILNADVFVPEDKNVFYSRSEFAFDPAKWPRGEMDEDFFKLSKMFNAMKSVVRVPEIDPKYKIAVLASKQDHCLVDLLHRWQNGRLPVDVTSVISNHDRGPDAHVIRLLERHGIPYYYLPTTMGTKREVEILKLVHDTDFLVLARYMQVFSAEFLESYGKDIINIHHGLLPSFKGGSPSKQAFEAGVKLIGATSHFVSEGLDAGPIIEQMVERVSHRDNLRSFIQKSEDLEKQCLAKAIKSYCELRVLPYEKDKTVVF
- the LOC107817943 gene encoding formyltetrahydrofolate deformylase 2, mitochondrial isoform X1, whose amino-acid sequence is MNLLVSPNFGPQVSKFAKRSLKSVKFPFGSSSNSLVHGIHVFHCPDEVGIVAKLSDCIASRGGNILNADVFVPEDKNVFYSRSEFAFDPAKWPRGEMDEDFFKLSKMFNAMKSVVRVPEIDPKYKIAVLASKQDHCLVDLLHRWQNGRLPVDVTSVISNHDRGPDAHVIRLLERHGIPYYYLPTTMGTKREVEILKLVHDTDFLVLARYMQVFSAEFLESYGKDIINIHHGLLPSFKGGSPSKQAFEAGVKLIGATSHFVSEGLDAGPIIEQMVERVSHRDNLRSFIQKSEDLEKQCLAKAIKSYCELRVLPYEKDKTVVF